The following are from one region of the Sandaracinus amylolyticus genome:
- a CDS encoding alpha/beta hydrolase, whose translation MRRRSLLVSLALASLVAGCASFPQRLERTTVRSTALRDTYAEYAVYVPPDFTQDERLPLVLFLHGGGDGPDCFDRHGVSERLDRGMRDGSIPRAVIAIPQGDLGFWANWYDGSRSYEDWAVDEVLPRVARRHHTQACPEGCHLMGVSMGAEGAIRIAMHRPGAFASVTSISGPSMDTERRISFTNDRLVSTFVPTLHVFGPTEPRSRVERDDPFVQWRTPDALGRTRLMIAWASQDRDIVREGGEALHAHLDQHGVQHVAHVFEGEHGWDAWAPVIEEALRVQLGAGQLQQAQITPRQ comes from the coding sequence ATGCGTCGCCGCTCCCTGCTCGTCTCGCTCGCGCTCGCGTCGCTCGTCGCGGGCTGTGCGTCGTTCCCGCAGAGGCTCGAGCGCACGACCGTTCGCAGCACCGCGCTGCGCGACACCTACGCGGAGTACGCGGTCTACGTGCCGCCCGACTTCACGCAGGACGAGCGCCTGCCGCTCGTGCTCTTCCTCCACGGCGGCGGCGACGGACCGGACTGCTTCGATCGCCACGGCGTCTCGGAGCGCCTCGATCGGGGCATGCGCGATGGATCGATCCCGCGCGCGGTGATCGCGATCCCGCAGGGCGATCTCGGGTTCTGGGCGAACTGGTACGACGGCTCGCGCAGCTACGAGGACTGGGCGGTGGACGAGGTGCTGCCGCGCGTCGCGCGCCGTCATCACACCCAGGCGTGCCCCGAGGGCTGTCATCTCATGGGCGTCTCGATGGGCGCGGAGGGCGCGATCCGCATCGCGATGCATCGTCCCGGCGCGTTCGCGAGCGTGACGTCGATCAGCGGGCCCTCGATGGACACCGAGCGACGGATCTCGTTCACGAACGATCGGCTGGTGAGCACGTTCGTCCCGACGCTGCACGTGTTCGGTCCGACCGAGCCGCGCTCGCGCGTGGAGCGCGACGATCCGTTCGTGCAGTGGCGCACGCCCGACGCGCTCGGTCGCACGCGGCTGATGATCGCGTGGGCGTCGCAGGATCGCGACATCGTGCGCGAGGGCGGCGAGGCGCTGCACGCGCACCTCGATCAGCACGGCGTGCAGCACGTCGCGCACGTGTTCGAGGGAGAGCACGGCTGGGACGCGTGGGCGCCGGTGATCGAAGAAGCGCTGCGCGTGCAGCTCGGCGCGGGACAGCTGCAGCAGGCTCAGATCACGCCGCGCCAGTGA
- a CDS encoding vWA domain-containing protein, which translates to MTKWMRVLGSLLVACALVACGSAQHGGDRDDPEAIVLEGTLGNTFVLAAQSSEIVARLRVGTVTPEGLHRPPINLALVIDTSGSMEGRPIDDARAATAALLDAMQDGDRLAVVAFHSSTEIVLPSTQIDRGRIEELREQVSALRATGTTDLGGGMRAGLEEVMRHYDPQGINRVVLLSDGVPNDPTTIEPLAQAAGERGIAITALGLGTEYDETLLAAIAQRSGGRFHFVEESSAVARVFQDEVLRMRHVLARNLSIEIRPGPGVRVESVVGQPQVGMDGSVRVSLGDVAEGETRDVIVRLRAEGRRSGAMVELMDAVLTFDDAVAEAGRLERRLFLGARATADEADLARGRDESVERDAARMMAAAVTVEAIRLARGGELEEARVILAQAALRAEAEAQSSGDSSLAAQAQGMRSVEMYLPSVAAPSAAPASAPPPEAAAEEAPRAIRTEHERAMRVLQGPL; encoded by the coding sequence ATGACGAAATGGATGCGCGTGCTCGGATCGCTGCTCGTCGCGTGCGCGCTGGTCGCGTGTGGGAGCGCGCAGCACGGCGGTGATCGCGACGACCCCGAGGCGATCGTGCTCGAGGGCACGCTCGGCAACACGTTCGTGCTCGCCGCGCAGTCGAGCGAGATCGTCGCGCGGCTCCGCGTCGGCACGGTCACGCCCGAGGGGCTGCATCGCCCGCCGATCAACCTCGCGCTCGTGATCGACACCTCGGGCTCGATGGAGGGCCGACCGATCGACGACGCGCGCGCCGCGACCGCCGCGCTGCTCGACGCGATGCAGGACGGCGATCGCCTCGCCGTCGTCGCGTTCCACTCGTCGACCGAGATCGTGCTGCCCTCGACGCAGATCGATCGCGGGCGCATCGAGGAGCTGCGCGAGCAGGTGTCGGCGCTGCGCGCGACCGGCACCACCGATCTCGGCGGCGGCATGCGCGCCGGGCTCGAGGAGGTGATGCGCCACTACGATCCCCAGGGCATCAACCGCGTGGTCCTGCTGAGCGACGGCGTGCCCAACGATCCCACGACGATCGAGCCGCTCGCGCAGGCCGCGGGCGAGCGCGGGATCGCGATCACCGCGCTCGGTCTCGGCACCGAGTACGACGAGACGCTGCTCGCCGCGATCGCCCAGCGAAGTGGAGGAAGATTCCACTTCGTCGAGGAGTCGAGCGCCGTCGCGCGCGTCTTCCAGGACGAGGTGCTCCGCATGCGCCACGTGCTCGCGCGCAATCTCTCGATCGAGATCCGCCCCGGCCCGGGCGTGCGCGTGGAGAGCGTCGTCGGTCAGCCGCAGGTCGGCATGGACGGCTCGGTGCGCGTGTCGCTCGGCGACGTCGCCGAGGGCGAGACGCGAGACGTGATCGTGCGGCTGCGCGCAGAAGGTCGTCGCTCGGGCGCGATGGTCGAGCTGATGGACGCGGTGCTCACGTTCGACGATGCCGTCGCGGAGGCGGGACGCCTCGAGCGCCGTCTCTTCCTCGGTGCGCGCGCGACCGCCGACGAGGCGGACCTCGCGCGCGGTCGCGACGAGTCGGTGGAGCGCGACGCGGCGCGCATGATGGCGGCCGCGGTCACGGTCGAAGCGATCCGTCTCGCGCGTGGTGGCGAGCTCGAGGAGGCGCGCGTCATCCTCGCGCAGGCCGCGCTGCGCGCCGAGGCCGAGGCGCAGAGCAGCGGCGACTCGTCGCTCGCCGCGCAGGCGCAGGGCATGCGCAGCGTCGAGATGTACCTGCCGAGCGTCGCCGCACCGAGCGCCGCCCCGGCGAGCGCACCGCCTCCCGAAGCGGCCGCGGAGGAAGCGCCGCGCGCGATCCGCACCGAGCACGAGCGCGCGATGCGCGTGCTACAAGGCCCGCTGTGA
- a CDS encoding serine/threonine-protein kinase, whose amino-acid sequence MRQQAPLNARPDDLRDVLAEIDRVTQDDPRIGEVVGDRYRIVRLLAEGGMGRVYVAEHLEIGMPVAVKLLPVATDDEKAIKRFRREAVAAAQIRSPHVVQVFDFGRTRDGSFYLVMELLHGRDLANTMEQDGLPDPDRAVDLLRQIARALDQAHAHGIVHRDLKPENVFVVDGSCYADYVKVLDFGVAKSVLRGAGSLTDVGTVLGTPAYMAPEQAMGDVDRIGPACDRYALGALALELLTGATPYPYESAARTLRALADEPPRLPSDLGVRAEGLDAVFARALARDPRDRFISASGFVEALAKVVGDAPEGVLATGGGRRSSMIRALSPRRRAPSENVTIQGTPSAPRMSAVPMPEHAVVSAPEPEPEPNAQPEPPRIIASPMITAQEDGPARAAMLAVLIAISIVFFVGGLAFGALLSLPD is encoded by the coding sequence ATGCGACAGCAAGCACCGCTCAATGCACGTCCAGACGATCTCCGTGACGTCCTCGCGGAGATCGATCGCGTCACGCAGGACGATCCTCGCATCGGCGAGGTGGTCGGTGATCGCTATCGGATCGTGAGGCTGCTGGCGGAGGGCGGCATGGGCCGCGTCTACGTCGCCGAGCACCTCGAGATCGGGATGCCGGTCGCGGTGAAGCTGCTGCCGGTCGCGACCGACGACGAGAAGGCGATCAAGCGCTTCCGGCGCGAAGCGGTCGCGGCCGCGCAGATCCGCAGCCCTCACGTGGTGCAGGTGTTCGACTTCGGTCGCACGCGCGACGGCTCGTTCTACCTCGTGATGGAGCTGCTCCACGGGCGCGATCTCGCGAACACGATGGAGCAGGACGGGCTCCCCGATCCCGACCGCGCGGTGGACCTGCTGCGGCAGATCGCGCGGGCGCTCGATCAGGCGCACGCGCACGGCATCGTGCATCGCGACCTCAAGCCGGAGAACGTCTTCGTCGTCGACGGCTCCTGCTACGCGGACTACGTGAAGGTCCTCGACTTCGGCGTCGCGAAGAGCGTGCTGCGTGGCGCGGGCTCGCTGACCGACGTCGGCACGGTGCTCGGCACGCCGGCGTACATGGCGCCCGAGCAGGCGATGGGCGACGTCGATCGCATCGGGCCCGCGTGCGATCGCTATGCGCTCGGCGCGCTCGCGCTCGAGCTCCTCACCGGCGCGACGCCCTACCCGTACGAGAGCGCGGCGCGCACGCTGCGCGCGCTGGCCGACGAGCCGCCGCGTCTCCCGAGCGATCTCGGCGTGCGCGCCGAGGGACTCGACGCGGTGTTCGCGCGTGCGCTGGCGCGCGATCCGCGCGATCGCTTCATCAGCGCGTCGGGCTTCGTGGAGGCGCTCGCGAAGGTCGTGGGTGATGCGCCCGAGGGCGTGCTCGCGACCGGCGGTGGACGGCGCAGCTCGATGATCCGCGCGCTCTCGCCGCGCCGCCGCGCCCCCAGCGAGAACGTGACGATCCAGGGCACGCCGAGCGCGCCCCGGATGAGCGCGGTGCCGATGCCCGAGCACGCGGTCGTCAGCGCACCGGAGCCCGAGCCCGAGCCGAACGCGCAGCCCGAGCCGCCGCGGATCATCGCGTCGCCGATGATCACGGCGCAGGAAGACGGCCCGGCGCGCGCCGCGATGCTCGCGGTGCTGATCGCGATCTCGATCGTCTTCTTCGTCGGCGGGCTCGCGTTCGGCGCGCTGCTCTCGCTGCCGGACTGA
- a CDS encoding M23 family metallopeptidase produces MRKRLGRALAALVLGAWLLALGAYFLDPVPLGSPVRGARAFHSTFGAPRSGGRRHQGVDVFAARGTSVLAAHDGIVVHVGTFSLGGRVVHTLGRRGVLCYYAHLDAWAPGLAVGRVGREGDVLGTVGNTGNARTTPPHLHFEARPLALGLAAVDPVTLLPARRFTASRR; encoded by the coding sequence ATGCGAAAACGACTCGGACGTGCGCTCGCGGCGCTCGTTCTCGGCGCCTGGCTCCTCGCGCTCGGCGCCTACTTCCTCGATCCCGTCCCGCTCGGCTCGCCGGTCCGGGGAGCCCGCGCGTTCCACTCGACGTTCGGCGCGCCGCGCTCCGGCGGCCGACGCCACCAAGGCGTCGACGTCTTCGCTGCGCGCGGGACGTCGGTCCTCGCGGCGCACGACGGGATCGTCGTCCACGTAGGCACGTTCTCGCTCGGCGGGCGCGTGGTGCACACGCTCGGTCGGCGAGGCGTGCTCTGCTACTACGCGCACCTCGACGCGTGGGCGCCCGGCCTCGCAGTCGGTCGGGTGGGGCGCGAAGGCGACGTGCTCGGCACGGTGGGCAACACCGGAAACGCGCGCACCACGCCGCCGCACCTGCACTTCGAGGCGCGACCGCTCGCGCTCGGGCTCGCGGCAGTGGACCCGGTGACGCTGCTGCCAGCACGTCGATTCACTGCATCGAGACGGTAG
- a CDS encoding aldo/keto reductase: MIARRALGRTGLEVSSVGLGAGRIGDPAQDEREVERLLHGAIDRGVTLVDTARSYGLSEERIGRLLATRRDAYVLSTKVGYGVDGVPDWTGECVRRGIENALGRLRTDRIELVFLHSCPRDVLERRDVIDALHDARRAGKIRCAGYSGENEELAWAIDSGAFDVVQHSVSIADQRVLDHTLPRAVERGIGVLAKRPLANAAFALEHRPDAPDTATYFDRLRAMSIDPRGVPWPELALRFTAFAPGVSSAIVGTSSLDNLARSLDAASRGPLDPDHVLAIRDAFRARDDHWRGVI, encoded by the coding sequence GTGATCGCACGACGCGCGCTCGGTCGCACCGGCCTCGAGGTCTCGAGCGTCGGCCTCGGCGCGGGTCGCATCGGAGATCCGGCGCAGGACGAGCGCGAGGTCGAGCGACTGCTGCACGGCGCGATCGATCGGGGCGTCACGCTGGTCGACACCGCTCGCTCGTACGGGCTCTCGGAGGAGCGCATCGGTCGGCTGCTCGCGACCCGGCGCGACGCGTACGTGCTCTCGACCAAGGTCGGCTACGGCGTCGACGGAGTGCCCGACTGGACCGGCGAGTGCGTGCGGCGCGGCATCGAGAACGCGCTCGGTCGCCTGCGCACCGATCGCATCGAGCTCGTGTTCCTCCACTCGTGCCCGCGCGACGTGCTCGAGCGACGGGACGTGATCGACGCGCTGCACGACGCGAGGCGCGCCGGGAAGATCCGATGCGCGGGCTACTCGGGCGAGAACGAAGAGCTCGCGTGGGCGATCGACTCGGGCGCGTTCGACGTCGTGCAGCACAGCGTGAGCATCGCGGACCAGCGCGTGCTCGATCACACGCTCCCACGCGCCGTCGAGCGCGGCATCGGCGTGCTCGCGAAGCGCCCGCTCGCCAACGCCGCGTTCGCGCTCGAGCATCGCCCCGACGCGCCCGACACCGCGACCTACTTCGATCGCCTGCGCGCGATGTCGATCGATCCGCGCGGCGTCCCGTGGCCCGAGCTCGCGCTGCGCTTCACCGCGTTCGCGCCCGGCGTGTCGAGCGCGATCGTCGGGACGTCGAGCCTCGACAACCTCGCTCGCTCCCTCGACGCCGCGTCACGCGGGCCGCTCGATCCCGATCACGTCCTCGCGATCCGCGATGCGTTCCGCGCCCGCGACGATCACTGGCGCGGCGTGATCTGA